Sequence from the Burkholderia sp. GAS332 genome:
CTGCTGGTGGCGTTGCTGCTGTTCTTTGTCGGCGGCGCGTTTTCGGTGTACGAGGGCGTGCATCGTCTATTTGCGCGTGAGCCTTTGCAGCATGCATATGTGGCGCTCATCGTACTCGGCGTTTCGGTGGTGCTCGAAGCCCTTTCGTTGTGGGGCGCGGTTAAGGAAATCCGCAAGACGCATCCCGACAAAAGCCTGTGGCGCTGGTTTCGCGAAACGCGCGAGTCCGAACTGCTGGTGGTGGCCGGTGAGGACATCGCTGCGTTAGCGGGTCTTGCGATGGCTTTCGTCGCGGTGTTGCTGACGATGGTGACCGGCAATCCCGTCTATGACGCATGGGGCTCCATCGGCGTGGGTGTGTTGCTGATGGTGATTGCGTGGCTGGTAGCGCGCGAAGTGAAGTCGATGATCGTCGGCGAATCGGCGAGCCCGGAAGTGCGCCGCGCGATCGAGGCGCATCTGCGCACGCGGTCGGAGATCCGCAGCATCATCAACATGATTACGCTGCAGTGGGGCCGTCACGTGGTGGTCGCGGTGCAGGCGGAAATGATCGACTACGCGAGCGGCCGCGCGATGGTCGATGCGATCAACGTGATCGAAGCGGACTTGCAGGCGGCGTTTCCGCAAGTGCGCTGGGTGTTTTTTGAACCGGACGTGCCGCGGGTTTAATGCGTTGTTTCGCTTGTGGGCTACGTCCGGCGTATCCGGGGGGGGGGGGGGCGGTGGACTTCGGTCAGGTTCTCCCTCGCTAAGGCACCGCCTTTTGCGTTCGCTGACCGGTGCATTTGCCGCTTATTTGAAGCCGGCCACCGCGTGCGGCACGTACAGTTCTTCCAGTTGACGGATTTCTTCCGCGCTCAGATTCAGCGACAGTGCCGCGACCGCATCGTCCAGGTGATGCAGTTTGGTTGCGCCGACGATAGGCGCGGTGATCGGCTTCTTCTGCAACACCCAGGCTAGCGCGACTTGCGCACGCGGCACACCGCGTTCCTTGGCAATCTGGCTGACCCGCTCCACGATCCGGCGATCCGCGTCTTCGGTGTGCGCGTACAGCGTGCGACCGAATTCGTCGGTCTCGGAGCGCGCGCTTTCGGTGTTCCAGTCGCGCGTCAGGCGTCCGCGTGCCAACGGACTCCACGGAATGACGCCGATGCCTTCACTTTCGCACAGCGGCAGCATCTCGCGCTCTTCTTCGCGATACAGCAGATTCACGTAGTTCTGCATCGTCACGAAGCGCGTCCAGCCATTGCGTTCAGCCACGTGCAAGGCCTTGGCGAACTGCCACGCATACATCGACGATGCACCGATATAGCGCGCCTTGCCCGCTTTCACGACATCGTGCAGGGCTTCCATGGTTTCTTCGATCGGCGTGCCGTAGTCCCAGCGGTGGATCTGATACAGATCGACGTAATCCGTACCGAGGCGCCTCAAGCTGTTGTCGATTTCCGCCATGATTGCTTTGCGCGACAGGCCCGCGCCGTTCGGGCCCGGATGCATGCGGCTATTCACCTTGGTGGCCAGCACGATCTCGTCGCGCTTCGAAAAGTCCTTCAGCGCACGGCCGACGATTTCTTCGCTCGTGCCGTCCGAATAAACGTTGGCGGTATCGAAGAAATTGATGCCGTGGTCGAGCGCCTGCTTGATAAAGGGGCGCGCAGCTTCATCATCGAGCGACCAGGGGTGGGTGCCGCGAGCGGGCACGCCGTAGCTCATGCAGCCGAGACAAAGACGCGATACATCGAGGCCGGTGCGGCCGAGTTTCACATAATCCATCGTGGTGCTCCTGTGGGGAAGTGCACAAACGCGCTGCGAGCTGAAGGCTCTCCATTATAGGAAGGGACGCGTTGCCGTGCTGAGGCGCCGGCGGGCTGACCGGACGCGCGAGTCGGCGGGTTTCAATCGCGGCGCATGAAATGCCACAAGACGTAGTGGAAAATAATTTCTTCACATCTATACTTCTTTCGGCTTGAAAGCGGCCCCTCTCCCAATCCGCATCACAAGAAAAAGGAAGGATCACGATGCTGACTCGCACACTTGGCGCAATTTGCGCTATGACACTCGCGGCTTGCGCCGCCTTCACGTCCGGCCCTGCCAGCGCGGACGACAACGATGGCTTGTCGCAAGGCGACGGCGGCTCGCATGGGCGGCCGGTCAAGGTGATGATCATTTCGATGTTTGGGCCGGAGGGGCAGGTGTGGCTCGACCGGCTGGGGCCCTGGCGCGAGATTGCAGTTGATGGCCTCTCGCCCGACTACCCGACGGTTCATTGCAATAAGCAGGACGTGTGTGTCATGACCACCGGCATGGGGCATAGCAACGCTGCCGCGTCGATCATGGCGCTGACCTTTTCGCCGCGCTTCGATTTGCGGCATACGTACTTTATGGTTGCCGGGATTGCCGGGATCGATCCGCAGCAAGGGACTGTGGGATCTGCTGCGTGGGCGAAGTATCTGGTTGACTTCGGGATTCAGTGGGAGATCGACGCGCGCGAGATTCCGCCTGGGTGGAATACCGGGTACCTTGGGATCAATACTACGAGTCCTGCGGACAAGCCGCCGCTCGATTATCGGACGGAGGTGTTTCAGTTGAATACCCAGCTTGCCGATACGGCGTTTGCTTTGTCGCGGAGTGTGGTGCTGTCTGATAATGCTCAGGCGCAGGCTGCGCGGGCCAAGTATTCTTATGCGCCGGCTAATCGACCGCCCACTGTTATTCAATGCGATACGCTGGCGGGCGATACGTGGTGGTCAGGGACGCTGCTGGGGCAGCGGGCGCGGGATTGGACCAAAATTTTGACGAATGGTAATGGAGTTTATTGCACGACGCAGCAGGAGGATAACGCGACGTATGAGGCGCTTAAGCGCGCGGCCTCGGTGCATAAGGTCGATTTGAATCGGGTTGCCGTGCTGCGGGCGGGGTCTGATT
This genomic interval carries:
- a CDS encoding cation diffusion facilitator family transporter; protein product: MKEESPKAIFYALAANLGIAICKFAAATFTGSGSMFAEAIHSTADCGNQLLLLFGLREARKPASPLHPMGSGREINFYSLLVALLLFFVGGAFSVYEGVHRLFAREPLQHAYVALIVLGVSVVLEALSLWGAVKEIRKTHPDKSLWRWFRETRESELLVVAGEDIAALAGLAMAFVAVLLTMVTGNPVYDAWGSIGVGVLLMVIAWLVAREVKSMIVGESASPEVRRAIEAHLRTRSEIRSIINMITLQWGRHVVVAVQAEMIDYASGRAMVDAINVIEADLQAAFPQVRWVFFEPDVPRV
- a CDS encoding Purine nucleoside permease; amino-acid sequence: MLTRTLGAICAMTLAACAAFTSGPASADDNDGLSQGDGGSHGRPVKVMIISMFGPEGQVWLDRLGPWREIAVDGLSPDYPTVHCNKQDVCVMTTGMGHSNAAASIMALTFSPRFDLRHTYFMVAGIAGIDPQQGTVGSAAWAKYLVDFGIQWEIDAREIPPGWNTGYLGINTTSPADKPPLDYRTEVFQLNTQLADTAFALSRSVVLSDNAQAQAARAKYSYAPANRPPTVIQCDTLAGDTWWSGTLLGQRARDWTKILTNGNGVYCTTQQEDNATYEALKRAASVHKVDLNRVAVLRAGSDFDRPYDGQTSADNLLNYAAQGGFTIAIENLYRSGNPLVQDIVTHWGEWRDGVPKR
- a CDS encoding Predicted oxidoreductase gives rise to the protein MDYVKLGRTGLDVSRLCLGCMSYGVPARGTHPWSLDDEAARPFIKQALDHGINFFDTANVYSDGTSEEIVGRALKDFSKRDEIVLATKVNSRMHPGPNGAGLSRKAIMAEIDNSLRRLGTDYVDLYQIHRWDYGTPIEETMEALHDVVKAGKARYIGASSMYAWQFAKALHVAERNGWTRFVTMQNYVNLLYREEEREMLPLCESEGIGVIPWSPLARGRLTRDWNTESARSETDEFGRTLYAHTEDADRRIVERVSQIAKERGVPRAQVALAWVLQKKPITAPIVGATKLHHLDDAVAALSLNLSAEEIRQLEELYVPHAVAGFK